A portion of the Natrinema salaciae genome contains these proteins:
- a CDS encoding undecaprenyl diphosphate synthase family protein, which translates to MGLYERYLALRIRRHEAGPPDHVALVITERDLLERGAYETLTDFFEWAVEYATQITVYVSVLDAAAVPALQRELETIDAPRPVAVRGPGDQTRADAPIRIGIGLGGKHEFTSAVRTLAERVDAGDLEPDEIDDEHVEEHLVFPSEPDLVIKTGAERLSDFMIWQSVYSELYFTDVNWRDFRKRDFLRAVLEYCNRSRRFGR; encoded by the coding sequence GTGGGACTGTACGAACGGTATCTCGCCCTCCGGATCCGCCGCCACGAGGCTGGCCCGCCCGACCACGTCGCGCTCGTGATCACCGAACGCGACCTGCTGGAACGGGGTGCCTACGAGACGCTCACCGACTTCTTCGAGTGGGCGGTCGAATACGCCACGCAGATTACCGTCTACGTGAGCGTCCTCGACGCCGCGGCGGTGCCGGCCCTGCAGCGCGAACTCGAGACGATCGACGCGCCGCGTCCGGTCGCCGTTCGCGGGCCGGGAGACCAGACCCGGGCCGACGCACCGATTCGGATCGGGATCGGCCTCGGCGGGAAACACGAGTTCACCAGCGCGGTTCGGACGCTGGCGGAGCGCGTCGATGCGGGCGACCTCGAGCCCGACGAGATCGACGACGAGCACGTCGAGGAGCACCTCGTCTTCCCGTCGGAGCCGGATCTGGTGATCAAGACCGGCGCGGAGCGGCTCTCGGATTTCATGATCTGGCAGTCGGTCTACTCGGAACTGTACTTCACCGACGTGAACTGGCGGGACTTCCGCAAGCGGGATTTCCTGCGGGCGGTTCTGGAGTACTGCAATCGATCGCGGCGGTTCGGTCGGTAG
- the uppS gene encoding polyprenyl diphosphate synthase produces the protein MKRWLRQRVDAAYERLLSQEISGAPTHVAVIQDGNRRYARRQGGDAHEGHRAGAETTERVLEWCQDIGVEELTLYTFSTENFERPAEENEALFDLLCEKLHEFADADRVHENEVCIRAIGETEMLPERVQNAVEYAERRTYGYDQFVLNIALAYGGRSRLLEAARGVAESVDAGDLDHEAIDVEDIERRLYDQPVRDVDLIIRPGGEERTSNFLPWHANGNEAAVFFCTPYWPEFSKADFLRGIRTYEHRQESWRRTRARRALALLGAVSEPELAEARSIVDRFRDSLPSSEQPEDDEFEPSDSSGRAAD, from the coding sequence ATGAAGCGGTGGCTCCGTCAGCGCGTCGATGCAGCCTACGAGCGGCTGCTCTCGCAGGAAATTTCCGGCGCACCGACCCACGTCGCGGTGATTCAGGACGGGAACCGACGGTACGCCCGACGGCAGGGCGGTGACGCTCACGAGGGCCACCGCGCGGGTGCCGAGACGACCGAACGCGTCCTCGAGTGGTGTCAGGACATCGGCGTCGAGGAGCTCACCCTGTACACGTTCTCGACGGAGAACTTCGAGCGACCGGCCGAGGAAAACGAGGCGCTGTTCGATCTCCTCTGTGAGAAGCTGCACGAATTCGCGGACGCCGACCGCGTCCACGAGAACGAGGTCTGCATCCGCGCGATCGGCGAAACGGAGATGCTCCCCGAGCGGGTTCAAAACGCCGTCGAGTACGCCGAACGCCGGACGTACGGCTACGATCAGTTCGTCCTCAACATCGCGCTCGCGTACGGCGGTCGCTCGCGACTGCTCGAGGCGGCCCGCGGGGTCGCCGAGAGCGTCGACGCGGGTGACCTCGACCACGAGGCGATCGACGTCGAGGACATCGAACGCCGGCTGTACGACCAGCCGGTCCGAGACGTCGATCTCATCATCCGGCCCGGCGGTGAAGAGCGCACGTCGAACTTCCTGCCCTGGCACGCGAACGGGAACGAGGCCGCCGTCTTCTTCTGTACGCCGTACTGGCCGGAGTTCTCGAAGGCCGATTTCCTCCGGGGGATCAGGACCTACGAACACCGCCAGGAGTCATGGCGGCGGACCCGCGCTCGTCGCGCGCTGGCCCTGCTCGGAGCCGTCAGCGAACCCGAACTCGCCGAAGCCCGCTCGATCGTCGACCGGTTCCGCGATTCGCTCCCCTCCTCCGAACAGCCCGAAGACGACGAGTTCGAACCGAGCGACTCGAGCGGCCGGGCTGCCGACTGA
- a CDS encoding DUF7344 domain-containing protein, with the protein MSAPTPAPVVDVERFVRLTDVPLDEAYALLANPRTRLTLHVLSTCEPPLSVDSLTDAVAGRDDADERDIRVSLAHVVLPKLETHDVLDYDRDADTVRLDRPVVAVDGPIAEHSPRADEDGQPTA; encoded by the coding sequence ATGTCGGCACCGACTCCCGCCCCCGTCGTCGACGTCGAGCGGTTCGTGCGACTCACGGACGTCCCGCTCGACGAGGCGTACGCGCTCCTCGCGAATCCGCGAACGCGTCTCACGCTCCACGTCCTCTCGACGTGTGAACCACCGCTCTCGGTCGACAGCCTGACCGACGCCGTCGCCGGTCGGGACGATGCCGACGAACGCGATATCCGCGTCTCGCTGGCCCACGTCGTCCTGCCGAAACTCGAGACCCACGACGTCCTCGACTACGACCGCGACGCGGATACCGTCCGACTCGACCGGCCGGTCGTCGCCGTCGACGGTCCGATCGCGGAGCACAGCCCTCGAGCCGACGAGGACGGACAGCCGACCGCCTGA
- a CDS encoding DoxX family protein: MDTARLETVRSIGQRTPEWIPLLVRLVLVALVAKPAASKFVTYDSSVAFFDAYGVPAPAATVIVAGLVEVAAVLSLLSGIGVRIAALALLPVMIVAILYVGPDWKNLAVVLGSVTILLVATGPNSPRQIAARIVG, from the coding sequence ATGGATACCGCCCGTCTCGAGACCGTCCGGTCGATCGGCCAGCGGACACCCGAATGGATTCCCCTGCTCGTTCGCCTCGTTCTCGTCGCGCTCGTCGCGAAACCGGCAGCGAGCAAGTTCGTCACGTACGACAGTTCGGTCGCCTTCTTCGACGCGTACGGGGTGCCCGCCCCCGCGGCGACGGTCATCGTCGCGGGACTCGTCGAAGTGGCGGCGGTGCTGTCGCTGCTCTCGGGGATCGGCGTACGAATCGCGGCGCTGGCACTCCTTCCCGTGATGATCGTCGCGATCCTCTACGTCGGACCGGACTGGAAGAACCTCGCCGTCGTCCTCGGATCGGTGACGATTCTGCTCGTCGCGACGGGACCGAACTCGCCCCGGCAGATCGCTGCGCGAATCGTCGGGTAG
- the dnaG gene encoding DNA primase DnaG codes for MEDTSKYLIHADVTADGIVERSDVVGAIFGQTEGLLGDDLDLRDLRQSGKVGRIDVEIASTQGKSHGQVTIATSLDKVETATLAASLETITRVGPCRADLEVCEIEDVRAAKRKEVVDRATELLRTGFDDTIMSSEEILAEVRQHVRVEDITEYEGLPAGPRVTDSDAIIVVEGRSDVLTLLKYGIKNAIAVEGTNVPDAVAELTRHRTVTAFLDGDRGGDLILEELAQVGDIDYVAFAPSDSSVEDLDHHELFAALRNKVPYETVSELNEPREAVAATDGSSSPAPPPSEPRAASPKTIDEEPPQPDDGPDDPSEQTGDSSVETGTEVDDGPAARSTAKAKTERTDATPTAVQAESSRAADEDELKTAARDGADVRPQAEAEAAADADRSPETVYTHADAVIRAETDRVRFLDADAEPIDETDASDAYGELESLETVPTTVVLDEILSQRLLDLAADRGVDRIVARSLGQFTKRPTDVRVHAIDEIAERSPDEA; via the coding sequence ATGGAAGACACATCGAAATACCTCATCCACGCTGACGTTACGGCTGACGGGATCGTCGAGCGGAGCGACGTCGTCGGCGCGATCTTCGGCCAGACCGAAGGCCTGCTCGGCGACGACCTCGACCTCCGCGACCTCCGCCAGTCCGGCAAAGTCGGCCGTATCGACGTCGAAATCGCGAGTACACAGGGCAAGTCACACGGCCAGGTAACGATCGCGACCAGCCTCGACAAAGTCGAAACCGCCACTCTCGCCGCCTCCCTCGAGACGATTACCCGGGTCGGTCCCTGTCGGGCCGATCTCGAAGTATGCGAAATCGAGGACGTCCGGGCGGCGAAGCGAAAGGAAGTCGTCGACCGCGCGACCGAACTGCTCCGGACGGGCTTCGACGACACGATCATGTCCTCCGAAGAGATCCTCGCGGAGGTGCGCCAGCACGTCCGCGTCGAGGACATCACCGAGTACGAGGGACTCCCCGCCGGACCCCGCGTCACGGACAGCGACGCCATCATCGTGGTCGAGGGCCGGTCCGACGTGCTCACGCTACTGAAGTACGGCATCAAAAACGCGATCGCGGTGGAGGGGACGAACGTCCCCGACGCGGTCGCCGAGCTGACCCGCCACCGCACGGTCACGGCCTTCCTCGACGGCGACCGTGGCGGCGACCTCATCCTCGAGGAGCTCGCACAGGTCGGCGACATCGATTACGTCGCGTTCGCCCCGTCGGACAGCTCCGTCGAGGACCTCGACCACCACGAGCTGTTCGCCGCCCTCCGGAACAAGGTCCCCTACGAGACCGTCTCGGAGCTGAACGAACCGCGGGAGGCGGTCGCCGCGACGGACGGCAGTTCGTCGCCCGCACCGCCGCCGTCCGAACCCAGGGCCGCGTCGCCGAAGACCATCGACGAGGAACCGCCACAGCCCGACGACGGACCGGACGACCCGTCGGAGCAGACCGGCGACTCGAGCGTCGAGACGGGGACCGAGGTCGACGACGGACCGGCCGCCCGGTCGACGGCGAAGGCGAAAACCGAACGAACGGACGCGACTCCGACGGCGGTCCAGGCGGAGTCGTCCCGGGCAGCCGACGAGGACGAGTTGAAGACGGCCGCGCGCGACGGCGCTGACGTGCGCCCGCAGGCCGAGGCCGAGGCCGCGGCCGACGCGGACCGCAGTCCGGAAACCGTCTACACCCACGCCGACGCCGTCATCCGGGCGGAAACCGACCGCGTTCGCTTTCTCGACGCCGACGCCGAGCCGATCGACGAGACCGACGCCAGCGACGCCTACGGCGAACTCGAGTCGCTCGAGACGGTGCCGACGACGGTCGTGCTCGACGAGATTCTCAGCCAGCGGCTGCTCGATCTGGCTGCCGACCGCGGCGTCGACCGGATCGTCGCGCGCTCGCTCGGGCAGTTCACCAAGCGGCCCACGGACGTTCGAGTCCACGCGATCGACGAGATCGCCGAGCGGTCGCCGGACGAGGCCTAA
- a CDS encoding sodium:solute symporter family protein: MSVALQLGIIVGYLLIALAVGLVAYRMTDRTAEDFYLASRTLGTVVLLFTTFATLLSAFTFFAGPNVAYARGPEWVLVMGLMDGIIFAILWYVIGYKQWLLGRQYGYVTLGEMLGDRFGSRWLRGFVAGVSLLWLFPYVMLQQVGAGTALEALTDGAVSYAAGAGLITAFMILYVVVAGMRGVAWTDTLQGAFMLVTTWVALLWVLAAVGGPGAATAALASNPETADFLSLGSGYYTPQWMLSTAVVIGFGVAMFPQVNQRFFAAGSRTVLKRSFALWPILCVLLFVPSFMLGAWARGLEVAVPEGANVLPLVLAAYTPTWFAALVIAGAMAAMMSSSDSMLLSGSSYFTRDLYRPFIQRDLSDRREGLLARGGVVFFASAAFVASLQQPATLFELGEAAFSGFAQLALPVLLALYWRRITRAGITAGVVVSQLFYVSSLFLPAVPGSYAGWSAGLVGMGLGLVVTVVVSLLTSPAAAERRAIYFDGLGAD, encoded by the coding sequence ATGAGCGTCGCGCTCCAGCTCGGCATCATCGTCGGCTACCTCCTGATCGCGCTGGCGGTCGGACTGGTCGCCTACCGAATGACCGACCGCACCGCCGAGGACTTCTACCTCGCGAGCCGAACGCTCGGGACGGTCGTCCTGCTGTTTACGACCTTCGCGACGCTGCTCTCGGCGTTTACCTTCTTCGCCGGGCCGAACGTCGCCTACGCACGGGGCCCCGAGTGGGTGTTGGTCATGGGGCTGATGGACGGCATCATCTTCGCCATCCTCTGGTACGTGATCGGCTACAAACAGTGGCTGCTCGGCCGGCAGTACGGCTACGTCACGCTCGGCGAGATGCTCGGCGACCGCTTCGGCTCGCGGTGGCTCCGCGGGTTCGTCGCCGGCGTCAGCCTCCTGTGGCTCTTTCCCTACGTCATGCTCCAGCAGGTCGGTGCCGGCACTGCGCTCGAGGCGCTGACCGACGGCGCGGTCAGCTACGCCGCCGGGGCCGGGCTGATCACCGCGTTCATGATCCTCTACGTGGTCGTCGCCGGGATGCGCGGAGTCGCCTGGACCGATACCCTGCAGGGTGCCTTCATGCTCGTCACCACCTGGGTCGCGCTGCTGTGGGTGCTCGCGGCCGTCGGCGGCCCCGGGGCGGCGACCGCGGCGCTCGCGTCGAACCCGGAGACAGCCGACTTCCTCTCGCTGGGTAGCGGGTACTACACACCCCAGTGGATGCTCTCGACGGCGGTCGTGATCGGGTTCGGCGTCGCGATGTTTCCGCAGGTCAATCAGCGCTTTTTCGCCGCGGGATCGCGAACCGTCCTCAAGCGGTCGTTCGCCCTGTGGCCGATCCTCTGTGTCCTGCTGTTCGTCCCCTCGTTCATGCTCGGCGCGTGGGCGCGGGGTCTCGAGGTGGCGGTTCCCGAGGGCGCAAACGTCCTGCCACTGGTCCTCGCGGCGTACACGCCGACCTGGTTCGCCGCGCTCGTCATCGCCGGCGCGATGGCCGCGATGATGTCCTCCTCGGATTCGATGCTGCTGTCGGGCTCGTCGTACTTCACGCGGGATCTCTATCGACCGTTTATCCAGCGGGACCTATCCGACCGCCGAGAGGGCCTGTTGGCTCGCGGCGGCGTCGTGTTCTTCGCGAGCGCGGCGTTCGTCGCCAGCCTGCAGCAGCCGGCGACGCTGTTCGAACTCGGCGAAGCGGCCTTCAGCGGCTTCGCCCAGCTCGCGCTGCCGGTCCTGCTCGCGCTCTACTGGCGGCGGATTACGCGGGCCGGCATCACCGCCGGCGTGGTGGTGAGCCAGCTCTTCTACGTCTCGAGCCTCTTTCTGCCCGCCGTTCCGGGATCGTACGCGGGCTGGTCGGCCGGCCTCGTCGGCATGGGGCTCGGACTCGTCGTCACCGTCGTCGTCTCCCTGCTGACCTCGCCGGCGGCCGCCGAGCGGCGAGCGATCTACTTCGACGGCCTCGGTGCGGACTGA
- a CDS encoding precorrin-2 dehydrogenase/sirohydrochlorin ferrochelatase family protein, translated as MIPLLHDFTDATVLVLGGGHVGARKARRFAREARVIVVSPAFADRDFGGAALVRAAPEPADIPAWLERAAPALVVAATDDETINDAAADAARERGVLVNRADRSGERDPGSVVVPATVREGPVTVAVATGGTAPALSKYLRQELEGTLDGAGEMARVCAELRAALKSRGVPADRRREIVTDVVNSPAVWTALRTGTSNSSQVIEDVLGEELSSGGGRP; from the coding sequence ATGATACCACTGTTGCACGATTTCACGGACGCGACGGTACTCGTCCTCGGCGGAGGGCACGTCGGGGCACGGAAAGCTCGACGGTTCGCCCGCGAGGCACGGGTAATCGTCGTCAGCCCGGCGTTCGCCGATCGGGACTTCGGTGGGGCGGCACTCGTTCGCGCCGCGCCCGAGCCGGCCGATATCCCGGCGTGGCTCGAGCGCGCCGCGCCCGCGCTGGTCGTCGCCGCGACGGACGACGAGACGATCAACGACGCCGCCGCCGACGCGGCGCGCGAGCGAGGCGTCCTCGTCAACCGCGCCGATCGATCGGGAGAGCGCGACCCTGGCAGCGTCGTCGTACCCGCGACCGTCCGCGAGGGGCCGGTGACCGTCGCCGTCGCGACCGGTGGGACGGCACCCGCGCTCAGCAAGTACCTGCGCCAGGAACTCGAGGGGACGCTCGACGGAGCCGGCGAGATGGCGCGGGTCTGTGCGGAACTGCGCGCGGCGCTCAAATCGCGCGGCGTACCGGCGGACCGACGGCGGGAAATCGTCACAGATGTCGTCAATTCTCCGGCGGTTTGGACAGCTTTACGTACGGGTACTTCCAACTCTTCGCAAGTGATCGAGGACGTGCTCGGCGAGGAACTGTCATCCGGGGGTGGCCGACCATGA
- a CDS encoding DUF3311 domain-containing protein — protein sequence MGRNELGRWIAVGIVLAGLAIPWFLWGSSAVVAGLPLWLWWHIGWMALASVVFWQFSERAWGIGIETAATADGTHEDGPGRPDRTRDTRSGGKSP from the coding sequence ATGGGACGGAACGAACTCGGGCGCTGGATCGCAGTCGGGATCGTCCTCGCCGGACTGGCGATTCCGTGGTTCCTGTGGGGCTCGTCGGCCGTCGTCGCCGGATTGCCGCTCTGGCTCTGGTGGCACATCGGCTGGATGGCTCTCGCGTCCGTCGTTTTCTGGCAGTTCTCCGAACGCGCGTGGGGGATCGGTATCGAGACGGCGGCGACCGCCGACGGCACGCACGAGGACGGTCCAGGCCGTCCGGACCGAACGCGAGACACCCGATCCGGGGGGAAGTCGCCATGA
- a CDS encoding DUF92 domain-containing protein, which produces MTAPVRRAGVFAVLCTLSLAVPLFGPRVAAVLASGVLLGAYVVTDGPLFDLLAYPGDYEDSRLYGLITFVLAGVALGLMATATSMPVAVFVGTLLLVGYGNLGEQLVRLRTEQSVVRLATFCLAGIVAAVAGQAAAHSFGGNSAASAIPVLVFLSASGALLAALLRDILLRSDDPIVVLSVGLLLWLLAELEPTIGASEVVIALAVTAAFGYASYALETASIAGMLTGVLLGLLTIVLGGYGWFAVLISFFAIGGLSTKFRYDRKQSLGVAEDNNGARGSGNVLGNAAVALVAVLGYAASDAGFLPREPELFLFAFAGSIATAMSDTLSSEIGSVFEQPRLITTLEPVDPGTDGGVTWQGELAGIAGATVVAGLAYGLFPDVEVVGAAIIVAAGIAGMTVDSLLGATLEGTLLGNQGVNFLATLSGALVAAFLVLSFALFG; this is translated from the coding sequence GTGACAGCACCCGTTCGGCGAGCCGGCGTGTTCGCGGTCCTCTGTACGCTCTCGCTCGCCGTTCCGCTCTTCGGTCCGCGGGTCGCGGCCGTGCTCGCCAGCGGCGTTTTGCTCGGCGCCTACGTCGTCACCGACGGCCCGCTGTTCGACCTGCTCGCGTATCCGGGCGATTACGAGGACTCCCGCCTCTACGGCCTCATTACGTTCGTCCTCGCGGGGGTCGCGCTCGGTCTCATGGCGACCGCGACGTCGATGCCAGTCGCCGTCTTCGTCGGGACGCTACTGCTCGTCGGCTACGGCAACCTCGGTGAGCAACTCGTCAGACTCCGAACGGAGCAGTCGGTCGTTCGTCTCGCCACCTTCTGTCTCGCGGGGATCGTAGCCGCCGTCGCGGGACAGGCCGCGGCGCATTCGTTCGGTGGGAATTCCGCCGCGTCGGCGATCCCGGTACTCGTCTTTCTGTCCGCCAGCGGGGCGCTTCTCGCCGCACTCCTTCGCGACATCCTCCTCCGCTCCGACGACCCAATCGTCGTTCTCTCCGTCGGCCTCCTGCTGTGGCTGCTCGCGGAACTCGAGCCGACCATCGGTGCCAGCGAGGTCGTCATCGCGCTCGCGGTCACGGCCGCCTTCGGATACGCGTCCTACGCCCTCGAGACGGCCTCGATCGCGGGGATGCTGACCGGCGTCCTGCTGGGGCTGCTGACGATCGTCCTCGGTGGCTACGGCTGGTTCGCCGTCCTCATCTCCTTTTTCGCCATCGGCGGCCTCTCGACGAAGTTCCGCTACGACCGCAAGCAGTCCCTCGGCGTCGCCGAGGACAACAACGGCGCGCGCGGGAGCGGGAACGTCCTCGGTAACGCCGCCGTCGCACTCGTCGCGGTGCTCGGCTACGCGGCCAGCGACGCCGGCTTCCTCCCTCGCGAACCCGAACTGTTCCTCTTCGCATTCGCCGGCTCCATCGCAACTGCGATGAGCGATACGCTCTCGAGCGAGATCGGCAGCGTCTTCGAACAGCCGCGGCTGATCACGACCCTCGAGCCGGTCGATCCCGGGACCGACGGCGGCGTCACGTGGCAGGGCGAACTCGCCGGTATCGCCGGCGCGACCGTCGTCGCCGGGCTCGCCTACGGGCTCTTCCCGGACGTCGAGGTCGTCGGTGCGGCGATCATCGTCGCCGCCGGCATCGCCGGCATGACCGTCGATAGCCTGCTCGGCGCGACGCTCGAGGGGACGCTCCTGGGCAACCAGGGCGTGAACTTCCTCGCGACGCTGTCGGGAGCGCTCGTCGCCGCGTTTCTCGTCCTGTCGTTCGCCCTCTTCGGCTGA
- a CDS encoding DUF5778 family protein, whose translation MANTNSDALDEDLYQRTKALLEPGDIALNGAIVHTDYDGQEDVKMMQATIDVGDVIADHSGYDPKDCYVYSGNDDPDFSSNQHQGLTLEDEAFVWECQQLLREGSFDIVIYYEASADHEAILEDIEDLGFDVTGVEGE comes from the coding sequence ATGGCAAACACGAACTCCGACGCGCTCGACGAGGATCTCTACCAGCGGACCAAGGCGTTGCTCGAGCCCGGCGACATCGCCCTCAACGGAGCGATCGTCCACACCGACTACGACGGGCAAGAGGACGTCAAGATGATGCAGGCGACGATCGACGTCGGCGACGTCATCGCCGACCACTCGGGGTACGACCCGAAAGACTGCTACGTCTACTCGGGCAACGACGACCCCGACTTCTCCTCGAACCAGCACCAGGGACTGACGCTCGAGGACGAGGCGTTCGTCTGGGAGTGCCAGCAACTGCTGCGCGAGGGGAGCTTCGACATCGTCATCTACTACGAGGCGAGCGCCGACCACGAGGCGATCCTCGAGGACATCGAGGACCTTGGCTTCGACGTGACGGGCGTCGAAGGGGAGTAA
- a CDS encoding ArsR/SmtB family transcription factor, producing the protein MARLFPFRSDTATEEGQPRVVDLEGEDADAVFGALSSTTAREIYSRLDDEPGTPSDVAEAIDSSIQNVRYHLEKLENAGLVEVVDTWYSSRGNEMSVYATTDGPLIVTSNESRATQLKEALSRLIGGIGVLAGGSLLVQHAMTQWLAPTGTGSTANGGAQPTGADGGDETYRESENPASEDSSSGAADGNDGTESADVDAYDQSSADGAGDGDAGGMDPVFDGDNETLQNATDGGTEAIETVFGTVPPGLLFFLGGLVVLLAITIYWYWYRPTY; encoded by the coding sequence ATGGCCCGTCTGTTCCCCTTTCGCTCCGACACGGCGACCGAAGAGGGCCAACCCCGCGTCGTCGACCTCGAGGGAGAGGACGCCGACGCCGTGTTCGGCGCACTCTCATCGACGACCGCACGGGAGATCTATTCGCGGCTCGACGACGAACCCGGAACCCCGAGCGACGTCGCCGAGGCGATCGACTCCTCGATCCAGAACGTCCGGTACCACCTGGAGAAACTCGAGAACGCGGGGCTCGTCGAGGTAGTCGACACGTGGTACTCCTCGCGGGGCAACGAGATGAGCGTCTACGCGACGACCGACGGGCCGCTGATCGTGACGAGCAACGAGTCGCGGGCGACGCAGTTGAAGGAGGCGCTGTCCCGGTTGATCGGCGGTATCGGCGTGCTGGCAGGCGGCAGTCTGCTGGTCCAGCACGCGATGACGCAGTGGCTCGCGCCGACCGGAACGGGATCGACGGCGAACGGCGGAGCGCAGCCGACGGGAGCGGACGGCGGCGACGAGACGTACCGGGAAAGCGAGAACCCAGCGAGCGAGGACTCGAGTTCCGGGGCGGCGGACGGGAACGACGGCACCGAATCCGCCGATGTCGACGCGTACGACCAGAGTTCGGCGGACGGTGCCGGCGACGGCGATGCGGGGGGAATGGATCCGGTGTTCGATGGCGACAACGAGACGCTCCAGAACGCGACGGACGGGGGCACGGAAGCGATCGAGACGGTGTTCGGGACGGTCCCGCCGGGTCTGCTCTTCTTCCTCGGCGGGCTGGTCGTCCTGCTCGCGATCACGATCTACTGGTACTGGTATCGGCCGACGTACTGA
- a CDS encoding winged helix-turn-helix transcriptional regulator, with protein MCDTTEERCVASWCADDDWCTVTCTAHLIGKKWHPVIVHRLLERGPLGFNALGAEIDAISSTVLSSSLEELTANGLVDREIVNEKPVRVEYSLTEQGAALEPVIDAMDTWGRDYLRGSSCG; from the coding sequence ATGTGCGACACTACCGAAGAACGATGCGTCGCGTCGTGGTGTGCCGACGACGACTGGTGTACGGTCACGTGTACGGCCCATCTCATCGGGAAGAAGTGGCATCCGGTTATCGTTCACCGACTGCTCGAGCGAGGACCGCTCGGATTCAACGCACTCGGCGCGGAGATCGACGCGATCTCCAGTACGGTGCTCTCGAGCAGTCTGGAGGAATTAACGGCGAACGGGCTCGTCGATCGGGAGATCGTCAACGAGAAGCCGGTTCGCGTCGAGTACTCCCTGACCGAACAGGGAGCCGCGCTGGAACCCGTGATCGACGCCATGGATACGTGGGGACGGGACTACCTCCGAGGGTCGTCGTGTGGCTGA
- the ahbB gene encoding siroheme decarboxylase subunit beta — MTTDVDLTERERAVINAFQGGFPVAERPFEPAAAAMRDRGVDIDAAGLLETIRELDERGVLSRFGALVNAQEIGGAATLVAMHAPADRFDEIVERVNDHREVAHNYEREHPHLNVWFVVSVADEDRVEAVLAEIEDETGQETYNLPKRREFRVEAKFYVDGPFDGGGDVRAAGIDCTDLGPDVAPTDESALSPAERDLVLEIQDGFPLTETPYADIADAIGRETEWVLETVARFEREGKIRRIGVVPNHYALGYTENGMTVWNVPDDVVPEVGPEVASLPFVTHCYRRPRHEGVWPYNFFAMTHGRSEDESQRRIEQVRETMNEYWDVTDDDWDSLFSTQILKKTGIRLGERADANTTER; from the coding sequence ATGACCACGGACGTCGACCTCACGGAGCGCGAGCGGGCGGTCATCAACGCCTTCCAGGGCGGGTTTCCCGTCGCGGAACGGCCGTTCGAACCAGCCGCGGCCGCCATGCGCGATCGCGGGGTCGACATCGATGCGGCGGGACTGCTCGAGACGATTCGGGAGTTAGACGAGCGCGGCGTGCTCTCGCGGTTCGGGGCCCTCGTCAACGCACAGGAGATCGGCGGCGCGGCGACGCTGGTCGCCATGCACGCCCCCGCGGACCGGTTCGACGAGATCGTCGAGCGGGTCAACGATCACCGCGAGGTCGCCCACAACTACGAACGCGAACATCCCCACCTGAACGTCTGGTTCGTCGTGAGCGTCGCGGACGAGGATCGCGTCGAGGCGGTGCTGGCCGAAATAGAGGACGAAACGGGACAGGAGACGTACAACCTCCCCAAGCGACGGGAGTTCCGCGTCGAGGCCAAGTTCTACGTCGACGGACCGTTCGACGGCGGCGGCGACGTCAGGGCCGCCGGGATCGACTGCACCGATCTCGGTCCCGACGTCGCACCGACCGACGAATCCGCGCTCTCGCCGGCCGAACGCGACCTCGTCCTCGAGATCCAGGACGGCTTCCCCCTCACGGAGACGCCGTACGCCGACATCGCCGACGCGATCGGTCGGGAGACGGAGTGGGTGCTCGAGACGGTCGCGCGGTTCGAACGCGAGGGGAAGATTCGCCGGATCGGCGTCGTGCCGAACCACTACGCGCTCGGCTACACGGAAAACGGAATGACGGTCTGGAACGTGCCCGACGACGTCGTCCCCGAGGTGGGCCCCGAGGTCGCCTCTCTGCCGTTCGTGACGCACTGTTACCGACGGCCGCGCCACGAGGGCGTCTGGCCGTACAACTTCTTCGCGATGACCCACGGCCGGAGCGAAGACGAGAGCCAGCGGCGCATCGAGCAGGTTCGCGAGACGATGAACGAGTACTGGGACGTCACCGACGACGACTGGGACTCCCTGTTCTCGACGCAAATATTGAAGAAGACCGGAATTCGGTTGGGCGAGCGCGCCGATGCGAACACGACGGAGCGGTAA